A portion of the Luxibacter massiliensis genome contains these proteins:
- the truA gene encoding tRNA pseudouridine(38-40) synthase TruA: protein MRRIKLTVAYDGTNYCGWQVQPNGITVEEVLNRHLSQLTGEDIRVIGASRTDSGVHALGNVAVFDSDTSIPPGRLAYALNRRLPEDIVAVASQEVPKGWHPRHCECTKTYEYHILNRPVPDPTRRLTTYFVSYGLDIEKMRSGAQYLIGEHDFSSFCNIRTNVEDTVRTIYKLEILRAGDEITIQMIGNGFLYNMVRIITGTLLRVGRGFYMPEQVEEILRKKDRTAAGITVPPQGLVLKEIHYKDSPGLFR, encoded by the coding sequence ATGAGACGGATTAAATTGACAGTAGCTTACGATGGGACAAATTACTGCGGCTGGCAGGTGCAGCCCAATGGCATCACAGTTGAGGAGGTTCTCAACCGCCACTTGTCCCAGCTGACAGGGGAGGACATCCGGGTGATTGGCGCGAGCCGTACAGATTCAGGAGTGCACGCCCTGGGAAATGTAGCTGTATTTGACTCGGATACTTCTATTCCGCCTGGACGCCTGGCTTATGCGCTGAACCGGCGGCTTCCTGAGGATATTGTGGCTGTGGCGTCCCAGGAGGTGCCAAAGGGATGGCACCCCAGACATTGCGAATGCACTAAGACTTATGAATACCATATTTTGAACCGGCCGGTGCCTGACCCCACCAGGCGGCTCACCACATATTTTGTATCCTATGGGTTGGATATAGAGAAAATGAGGAGTGGGGCACAATATCTTATTGGAGAACATGACTTTTCCAGCTTCTGTAATATACGTACAAATGTTGAAGATACAGTCCGCACCATCTACAAATTAGAAATTCTGAGAGCAGGGGACGAGATAACAATCCAAATGATAGGAAATGGATTTTTATATAATATGGTACGTATTATTACAGGCACTCTTTTAAGAGTTGGGCGTGGTTTTTATATGCCAGAACAAGTGGAGGAGATACTTAGGAAGAAGGATAGGACTGCAGCTGGTATAACAGTCCCGCCCCAGGGATTAGTGCTGAAAGAGATTCATTACAAGGATTCACCCGGCCTTTTCAGATAA
- a CDS encoding energy-coupling factor transporter transmembrane component T family protein — translation MIRDITIGQYYPAESIIHKLDPRVKIICTLLFLVSLFVQSSICGYMIATLFLGGVIWAGKVPARYIVKGLKPIVMLLLITVLFNLFLTREGRELAQFWVFRITDRGLRISVYTAIRLIYLILGSSIMTFTTTPNALTDGIEKLLRPLNKIRVPVHEVAMMMSIALRFIPILLEETDKIMKAQIARGADLESGNIVQRAKAMIPILVPLFVSAFRRANDLAMAMEARCYRGGDGRTKMKPLFYGKRDYLAYFIAVLYLALVFFAGRYVPLEIWIF, via the coding sequence TGGCCAGTACTATCCTGCAGAGAGTATTATACACAAACTGGATCCTAGAGTGAAAATTATCTGTACGCTGCTGTTTTTAGTATCACTTTTTGTGCAGAGCAGCATATGTGGTTATATGATAGCAACCTTGTTCCTGGGGGGAGTCATATGGGCAGGGAAAGTACCTGCCAGGTATATAGTCAAGGGACTAAAGCCGATTGTGATGCTTCTTCTGATTACTGTGCTGTTTAATTTGTTTCTTACAAGAGAGGGAAGGGAACTGGCACAGTTCTGGGTTTTTCGCATTACAGACCGTGGGCTGAGGATATCGGTGTATACAGCTATCCGGCTGATATATCTGATCCTGGGATCTTCAATTATGACATTCACAACTACGCCGAACGCACTGACAGATGGGATAGAAAAGCTGCTCCGCCCTCTGAATAAAATAAGAGTGCCGGTACACGAGGTTGCCATGATGATGTCTATCGCCCTGCGTTTCATTCCTATATTGCTGGAGGAAACCGACAAAATTATGAAAGCTCAGATTGCCAGGGGAGCTGATCTGGAGAGCGGGAATATTGTACAGAGGGCAAAGGCCATGATCCCCATACTTGTCCCCCTCTTTGTATCTGCTTTTAGAAGGGCAAATGATTTGGCTATGGCAATGGAGGCCCGGTGTTACAGAGGCGGGGACGGGAGAACCAAAATGAAACCTCTTTTTTATGGGAAGAGGGATTATCTGGCCTATTTTATAGCCGTCCTATATTTGGCCCTAGTGTTTTTTGCTGGCCGCTATGTGCCGCTTGAGATATGGATTTTTTAG